A genomic segment from Clostridium pasteurianum BC1 encodes:
- the fliQ gene encoding flagellar biosynthesis protein FliQ, with translation MTENMLLGILKDAISTGLLISAPILIVSVVVGLIISIMQATTQIQEQTLTFVPKLIAIAVVGIVASTWMLHMMTGFTERIFEMIANITR, from the coding sequence ATGACAGAAAATATGCTTTTAGGAATATTAAAGGATGCTATAAGTACAGGACTCTTAATATCCGCACCAATTTTAATTGTATCTGTTGTGGTAGGACTTATTATAAGCATAATGCAGGCTACCACTCAAATACAGGAACAGACTCTTACCTTTGTTCCAAAGCTTATTGCTATAGCAGTTGTGGGAATAGTGGCCAGCACCTGGATGCTTCATATGATGACTGGATTTACAGAGAGAATATTTGAAATGATAGCAAATATTACTAGATAG
- a CDS encoding flagellar hook-basal body complex protein, with protein MLKSLNSGVSGLGANQTKLDVIGNNIANVGTTAFKGSRVRFQDELNQTIQDAGVPTTNQGGSNAAQVGLGVKLAGIDTMMNQGAIQTTGRNLDAAIDGEGYFVLGSGPAVFTDNTINVNQSTGQHSVDQNSLSQAGMNLMYTRDGSFTLDDQGNLLSSNGLRIMGYSLTNDNSTTPPTAAAPNSVIAGGFSFQFGPGEALNGYTVVLGKIGEGTLTSASVDTTNRKIILNGDFSDAGKISSASAEKAINDVLSANGIAQTVSVGGTAIPVYGTSSNIVAGGVTAVAPSNVTAGGFNFSFNQGSQLNGYTVKLGNIAAGTVTSATINNTNNVITLNADLTTLGAVRALDIQTELQNTIQTAQATTPSLAGASITVSGSPINIGASEAISGGEVSYRGMDFSFVDSNGTPQLDGYTIQLGTITAGTPTSATIDTTNEIITVNGDINSMTAFDYQRAIQNATGLSSGVIVNVSGTQTPLSNIASGLIDGGKASVNPGTVTSSNFSFAFGPGEALNGYKIKIGTISQGTQLSTDVDTANKTITINGDFVTPNAIGQDQLTAVLNNSLSKKGINQTITATGTPLTIPGSTSNPVTGGTPLQSMGADGVIAFVDGDKNLYAYDGNLKSLRIPDTVHDDATGTDLKVKTFSIGSDGVITATLDNGKIAALGQIAMAQFKNPAGLTKDGNNSYSDSITSGAPSFRSGVGTKGEDNSALYGNVKSSSLEASNVDLAQQFTDMIVASRAFQANGKTITTGDQVLQDIINLVR; from the coding sequence ATGTTAAAATCATTAAATTCAGGAGTTTCAGGATTAGGAGCAAATCAGACAAAATTAGATGTTATAGGAAATAATATAGCAAATGTGGGTACTACAGCTTTTAAAGGTTCTAGAGTAAGATTTCAAGATGAATTAAATCAAACAATACAGGATGCCGGTGTGCCAACAACAAATCAAGGCGGATCAAATGCAGCTCAGGTAGGATTAGGGGTTAAACTGGCAGGTATTGATACAATGATGAATCAGGGAGCTATACAAACTACAGGAAGAAACCTGGATGCAGCTATTGATGGTGAAGGCTATTTTGTATTAGGTAGTGGTCCTGCAGTTTTTACAGATAATACAATTAATGTAAATCAATCTACAGGACAGCATAGTGTAGATCAGAATTCATTATCTCAAGCTGGAATGAATCTCATGTACACAAGAGACGGTTCCTTTACTTTAGATGATCAGGGTAATCTTCTATCCTCAAATGGCTTAAGAATAATGGGATACTCATTAACAAACGATAATTCAACGACACCCCCTACAGCAGCAGCTCCAAACAGCGTAATAGCAGGGGGCTTCAGTTTCCAATTCGGACCTGGAGAAGCTTTAAATGGCTATACTGTAGTTTTAGGTAAAATTGGAGAAGGTACCCTTACTTCTGCTTCTGTAGATACTACCAATAGAAAAATAATATTAAATGGTGATTTCAGTGATGCAGGTAAAATTTCATCAGCTTCAGCAGAAAAGGCAATAAATGACGTTTTGTCAGCAAATGGAATAGCTCAAACTGTAAGTGTAGGTGGTACAGCAATTCCGGTATATGGAACATCTTCTAATATTGTTGCAGGCGGTGTTACTGCAGTTGCACCAAGTAATGTTACAGCGGGTGGTTTCAATTTTAGTTTTAATCAGGGCTCTCAGTTAAATGGATATACAGTTAAACTTGGAAATATAGCAGCAGGTACAGTAACTTCAGCAACTATTAATAATACTAATAATGTTATTACATTAAATGCAGATTTAACTACTCTTGGTGCGGTAAGAGCTTTAGATATTCAAACTGAATTGCAAAATACAATACAAACAGCTCAAGCTACTACACCTAGTTTAGCTGGAGCTTCAATTACAGTTTCTGGTTCACCAATTAACATAGGTGCTTCTGAAGCAATAAGTGGTGGAGAAGTATCTTATAGAGGAATGGATTTTAGCTTTGTGGATAGTAATGGTACTCCACAATTAGATGGATACACTATACAGTTAGGAACAATTACAGCGGGAACTCCTACTAGTGCAACTATTGATACTACAAATGAGATAATAACAGTAAATGGTGACATAAATTCAATGACTGCTTTTGATTATCAGAGAGCTATACAAAATGCTACTGGATTATCTTCTGGTGTAATTGTAAACGTGAGTGGAACCCAAACTCCACTATCAAACATTGCTTCAGGCCTAATTGATGGAGGTAAAGCTTCAGTAAATCCTGGGACTGTAACTTCCAGTAACTTTAGCTTTGCTTTTGGACCTGGAGAAGCATTAAATGGGTATAAAATTAAGATTGGAACTATATCCCAGGGTACACAATTGTCTACAGATGTAGATACAGCAAATAAGACAATAACTATAAATGGAGACTTTGTTACTCCAAATGCCATAGGACAAGATCAGCTCACAGCAGTGCTTAACAATTCACTATCTAAAAAGGGAATAAATCAAACTATAACTGCTACTGGTACACCTCTTACTATACCAGGTAGTACATCAAATCCAGTTACAGGAGGTACTCCGCTGCAGAGTATGGGTGCAGATGGAGTTATAGCTTTTGTAGATGGAGATAAAAATTTATATGCCTATGATGGAAACTTAAAGAGTTTAAGAATACCAGATACAGTACATGATGATGCGACTGGAACTGACTTAAAGGTTAAGACTTTTTCTATAGGAAGCGACGGCGTTATAACTGCTACTCTTGATAATGGAAAAATTGCAGCTCTTGGTCAAATTGCCATGGCACAGTTTAAGAATCCAGCAGGTTTAACTAAAGATGGAAATAATTCATATTCAGATTCAATAACTTCTGGTGCTCCAAGTTTTAGAAGCGGTGTAGGAACAAAGGGTGAAGATAACAGTGCATTATATGGAAATGTTAAATCATCTTCATTAGAGGCTTCTAATGTAGATCTTGCTCAGCAATTTACAGACATGATAGTTGCTAGCAGAGCTTTCCAGGCTAATGGAAAAACTATAACAACTGGAGATCAGGTTTTACAGGATATAATAAACTTAGTAAGATAA
- the fliP gene encoding flagellar type III secretion system pore protein FliP (The bacterial flagellar biogenesis protein FliP forms a type III secretion system (T3SS)-type pore required for flagellar assembly.) yields MKKKACIISILVLFCILLIGNKAYAAPSPQSIPIPNINVSVNNNSATPTNYVDNIKLLIMLTVLTLLPSIIIMTTSFTRIIVVLGFLKNALGTQSAPPNQVIIGLALFLTFFIMMPTYTTINNNAIQPYVNNKINQQQAITVGEKPLKEFMLKQTRKKDLQLFMDAAKMDPKTDTDHTPIHVVIPAFIISELKTAFIIGFLLFIPFMIIDFVVASILMSMGMFMVPPAMVSLPFKILLFVMVDGWYLVVKSLILSFS; encoded by the coding sequence ATGAAGAAAAAAGCTTGTATAATATCTATTTTAGTTTTGTTTTGTATACTTCTTATCGGAAATAAGGCATATGCAGCTCCATCTCCGCAAAGTATACCTATACCAAATATAAATGTGTCTGTAAACAATAATTCAGCAACACCTACAAATTATGTAGACAATATAAAACTTCTTATAATGCTTACAGTACTTACTTTGCTTCCATCTATAATTATCATGACTACCAGCTTTACAAGAATTATAGTAGTACTTGGGTTTTTAAAAAATGCTCTGGGAACACAAAGTGCACCACCTAATCAGGTAATAATTGGACTAGCTTTATTTTTAACTTTTTTTATAATGATGCCTACATACACAACAATTAATAATAATGCCATTCAGCCTTATGTAAATAATAAGATAAATCAGCAGCAGGCTATTACTGTTGGAGAAAAACCTTTAAAGGAGTTTATGCTTAAGCAGACGAGAAAAAAAGATCTTCAACTATTTATGGATGCAGCTAAAATGGATCCAAAAACTGATACGGATCATACTCCTATTCACGTTGTTATACCAGCGTTTATAATAAGTGAATTGAAAACAGCTTTTATAATAGGATTTCTATTATTTATACCCTTTATGATTATAGATTTTGTGGTGGCAAGTATACTTATGTCCATGGGTATGTTTATGGTACCTCCTGCTATGGTTTCACTGCCTTTCAAAATTCTTTTATTTGTAATGGTAGATGGTTGGTATTTGGTGGTTAAATCACTTATTTTAAGTTTTTCGTGA
- a CDS encoding fused FliR family export protein/FlhB family type III secretion system protein, translating to MIDVSYFAAFFLVFLRILTFFVALQVLFPSGLPNTVKIAFSALIAFFIMSTLNYSSVSGINNGLVYMEQCASEIITGLVLGYLTNLAFICGKIAGNFMDIQIGFSMMSMFDPTTQSNATLIERILTMLSVVLFLVIDGHHILITALIDSYNTVHIGKFILVNESAMYALHAFTEFFIIGIKIAMPIVIVLIITDIVMGLVSRTVPQLNVMILGMPVKILLGFSIFMLILPEIVKLIVQGFSLIPDLWKGFYNIIPAVIIFASEDKTEQATPKKKSDAKKKGQVAKSKEVALALTLMAATLVVTYLGNFSYDKLRNMMFSYLNTSLNMDLNYNNIQYILIYAMTNIALIFLIFAVPIMILGIVANYIQSGFIFTTETLKPDLKKLNPIAGFKKIFSSRTVVELFKDIILIVIVGFVGYQFVRDNLDKLLIMNTLTFNSLPYALKGIFVGILFRICLIMLIIAIADYIYQRFMHNKELKMTKQEVKEEFKQDEGDPQVKSKRKQKMREMSSKRMMASVPEATVVVTNPTHIAVALKYKEGESSAPIVTAKGTDRIALKIKEIAKENNVPIIEDKPLARLIYEKVDIDGEIPMDMYQAVAEILALVYKMKKK from the coding sequence ATGATAGATGTTTCTTATTTTGCTGCATTTTTTCTGGTGTTTTTAAGGATATTAACTTTTTTTGTGGCATTGCAGGTGCTTTTTCCCAGCGGACTTCCCAATACAGTTAAAATTGCCTTTTCTGCTTTAATTGCTTTCTTTATAATGTCAACTTTAAATTACAGCAGTGTTTCAGGTATTAACAATGGACTGGTTTATATGGAGCAATGTGCCTCTGAAATAATAACGGGACTTGTACTTGGATATTTAACTAATTTGGCTTTTATCTGTGGTAAAATTGCAGGGAATTTTATGGATATTCAAATTGGATTTAGTATGATGTCTATGTTTGATCCTACTACCCAAAGTAACGCCACTTTAATAGAAAGAATTTTAACTATGCTTAGTGTAGTACTGTTTCTTGTAATTGACGGTCATCATATACTTATAACAGCACTTATAGATAGCTATAATACAGTACATATAGGTAAATTTATATTAGTTAATGAATCTGCTATGTATGCTTTACACGCATTTACTGAGTTTTTTATAATAGGCATAAAGATCGCTATGCCTATAGTAATAGTTTTAATAATAACAGATATAGTAATGGGCCTTGTTTCAAGAACAGTACCTCAGCTAAATGTAATGATACTGGGCATGCCTGTTAAAATACTTCTTGGGTTTTCAATTTTTATGCTTATATTGCCTGAAATAGTAAAGCTTATAGTTCAGGGTTTTAGTTTAATACCAGATCTTTGGAAAGGCTTTTACAATATAATACCTGCGGTTATTATATTTGCCTCGGAAGACAAAACAGAGCAGGCAACACCTAAGAAGAAGAGTGATGCAAAGAAAAAAGGACAGGTAGCTAAGAGCAAAGAGGTAGCTCTAGCACTTACACTGATGGCAGCTACTTTAGTAGTAACATATCTAGGAAATTTTTCTTACGATAAACTTAGAAATATGATGTTTTCTTATTTAAATACATCTTTAAATATGGACTTAAATTATAATAATATACAGTATATACTTATATACGCTATGACTAATATAGCTTTAATATTTCTCATATTTGCAGTACCTATAATGATTTTAGGTATAGTTGCAAATTATATTCAATCTGGTTTCATTTTTACTACGGAAACTTTAAAGCCAGATTTAAAAAAACTAAACCCTATAGCAGGTTTTAAAAAGATTTTCTCATCAAGAACTGTGGTAGAGCTTTTTAAGGATATTATACTCATAGTCATTGTTGGCTTTGTAGGATATCAATTTGTGAGGGATAATCTTGATAAATTGCTCATAATGAATACATTAACCTTTAATTCACTTCCCTATGCATTAAAGGGTATTTTTGTGGGGATTTTATTTAGAATTTGTTTAATTATGCTTATTATTGCTATAGCCGATTATATATATCAGAGATTTATGCATAATAAGGAACTAAAGATGACAAAGCAGGAAGTAAAAGAAGAGTTTAAGCAAGACGAGGGAGACCCTCAAGTAAAGTCAAAGAGAAAACAGAAGATGAGAGAAATGTCTTCAAAGAGAATGATGGCAAGCGTGCCGGAAGCAACAGTGGTAGTGACAAATCCTACTCATATTGCAGTAGCTCTCAAATATAAAGAGGGGGAGAGCAGTGCCCCTATTGTAACGGCAAAGGGTACAGATAGAATAGCTCTTAAGATAAAAGAAATTGCAAAAGAAAATAATGTGCCAATTATAGAAGATAAGCCATTAGCTAGACTTATATATGAAAAGGTAGATATTGATGGGGAAATACCTATGGATATGTATCAGGCGGTGGCAGAAATATTGGCTTTAGTATATAAAATGAAAAAGAAGTAA
- a CDS encoding flagellar FlbD family protein — protein MIKLTGMNHKEIVINSDNIEKIEEVPETVITLMNGNKYLVEETADEVIDKIILFKKRIYNSNYR, from the coding sequence ATGATAAAACTCACCGGAATGAATCATAAAGAAATTGTAATTAATTCAGATAATATTGAGAAAATTGAAGAGGTACCTGAAACTGTAATAACTTTGATGAATGGAAACAAATATCTGGTAGAAGAAACTGCAGATGAAGTTATAGATAAAATAATATTATTTAAAAAGAGAATTTATAATTCAAATTATAGATAA
- the fliJ gene encoding flagellar export protein FliJ codes for MENFKFRLQKLLDIRKDAEEESKINFKKSQQEKINAEKSLEKLNDNYKKFSEERKYGSIVQQKITQAYLNSLSGCIDQASRELTNKETQLEQHRKELKQKQIDRKTVEILKDKQKAKFTREQNLAEQKANDEFALYGFIRSNRDR; via the coding sequence ATGGAAAACTTTAAATTTAGGCTTCAAAAGCTTTTAGATATAAGAAAAGATGCAGAAGAAGAGAGCAAAATTAATTTTAAAAAATCACAACAGGAAAAAATTAATGCAGAGAAAAGTCTTGAAAAATTAAATGATAATTATAAAAAATTTAGCGAAGAAAGAAAATATGGTTCCATTGTTCAGCAAAAAATAACACAGGCTTATTTAAACTCTCTTTCAGGCTGCATTGATCAGGCCAGTAGGGAGCTTACAAATAAAGAAACCCAACTAGAGCAGCATAGGAAAGAACTTAAACAAAAGCAGATAGACAGAAAAACCGTTGAAATTTTAAAAGATAAGCAAAAGGCTAAGTTTACTAGAGAACAGAATTTAGCTGAACAAAAAGCTAATGACGAGTTTGCGTTGTATGGGTTTATAAGGAGTAATAGAGACAGATAG
- a CDS encoding flagellar hook-length control protein FliK: MSEIKLDTNSLLNSSFSDKGEKNISSEAVPKISFKDLLVNNIKPVKSQTEMAQKDILVSNFQQETEPISKLQEKNASISGSAEENVSQENNTILSKLSQKIDVLSKLLEKIILASGLVDGNASSVKNVQLNGDNNSIIANMDNITDEANVINTANTDIYSNIAGSANVNNGKANDNELNADNILQINSEAKEKTSSELNSNSILQINDETKEKAVPDKPISLENIYKNLPDTITNKGNSNGQVISKDSKDVDNGDSTGKLSNGNSSKEKSVESLADLESQIDNLIKNISDKSGLISKQDIEEISQLTAKLETASTNRLQLNNNLDMPLVQKTQLINKEIASYKNVNSNDDNTIAQIIAKLRQVTDLLSKLLEKTTSEAGSTNGNASSESNVQLNKDNKDVDDDKTNSEINGNTVSITNLLINFFSLDIKSKDVVEKFTDNKILPVSQIDNKINNIVNVLNNEKQNLNKNNFADKKSNLLNELNALTNDNTANNENLVISQDDFKNTSYEKLDKNEVKNSEAAIANLLDTNRQNISNETDPQENLINKIKHEIKEIIESSIKDSNNKETSNIKNYNSNTNLNKDFTNEILTNNTSLLENILTENKNLPKDKNAEILDKNSEVKIFNKPESNQVKEKIVNDKVNVLTSGNKDNSQFKNSGGFNTDNDFLKRLLEDNKDTKLDKVNTLMNQFIVQNQNNSQEIANEPKVINKSNFTADIIKSIRYMENKNIKDMTVKINPKDLGEVYIKITSSADGILKASISTNNRETFNLLNANIQDLNNNFNNSQIKIQHIDINIYNGDTTFFSNSFNQNQSNENNSHHKTYSVSNINNEEGDTLPGHIIYEDNKLNILV, from the coding sequence GTGAGTGAAATTAAGCTGGATACTAATAGTTTGTTAAATTCAAGTTTTTCAGACAAAGGAGAAAAAAATATTTCTTCAGAGGCAGTGCCAAAAATAAGTTTTAAGGATTTACTTGTAAATAATATTAAACCTGTGAAATCACAAACTGAAATGGCACAAAAGGATATTTTAGTATCAAATTTTCAACAGGAAACAGAGCCAATATCTAAACTTCAAGAAAAAAATGCTTCTATATCAGGATCAGCAGAGGAAAATGTTTCACAAGAAAATAATACTATATTATCAAAGCTGTCACAGAAAATAGATGTATTGTCCAAATTGCTTGAAAAGATTATCTTGGCATCAGGATTAGTAGATGGAAATGCCTCATCGGTAAAGAATGTTCAATTAAATGGAGATAATAACAGTATAATTGCCAATATGGACAATATTACCGATGAAGCTAATGTCATTAATACTGCTAATACTGACATATATAGTAATATAGCGGGCAGCGCTAATGTGAACAATGGTAAGGCAAATGATAATGAACTAAATGCTGATAATATATTACAAATAAACAGTGAAGCAAAGGAAAAAACTAGCAGTGAATTAAATAGTAATAGTATATTACAAATAAATGATGAAACTAAAGAAAAAGCTGTTCCTGATAAACCAATTTCTTTAGAAAATATATATAAAAACTTGCCAGATACAATAACCAATAAAGGTAATAGTAATGGACAAGTAATTAGTAAAGATAGTAAAGATGTGGATAATGGAGATTCCACAGGTAAACTATCTAATGGAAATAGCAGTAAAGAAAAAAGTGTAGAGAGTTTAGCTGATTTAGAATCACAGATAGATAATTTAATAAAAAATATATCTGATAAATCAGGGCTAATAAGTAAACAGGATATAGAAGAAATATCACAATTAACTGCTAAATTAGAAACGGCATCAACTAATAGATTACAATTAAATAATAATCTGGATATGCCGTTAGTCCAGAAAACACAATTGATTAATAAAGAGATAGCATCCTATAAAAATGTTAATTCTAATGATGACAATACTATAGCTCAAATCATTGCAAAGTTGCGGCAGGTAACAGATTTATTATCTAAATTGCTAGAAAAAACTACTTCGGAAGCAGGATCAACAAATGGAAATGCGTCATCAGAAAGTAATGTTCAATTAAATAAAGATAATAAAGATGTAGATGATGATAAGACTAATAGTGAAATAAATGGCAATACAGTAAGTATAACTAATTTGCTTATTAACTTCTTTTCACTGGATATAAAATCCAAAGATGTGGTTGAAAAATTTACTGATAATAAAATACTGCCTGTATCTCAGATAGATAATAAGATAAATAATATAGTAAATGTTTTAAATAATGAAAAACAAAATTTAAATAAAAATAATTTTGCAGATAAAAAAAGTAATTTGCTTAATGAATTAAATGCACTAACAAATGATAATACAGCTAATAATGAAAATTTAGTAATATCACAGGATGATTTTAAGAACACTTCATATGAGAAATTGGATAAGAATGAAGTAAAAAATAGTGAAGCTGCAATAGCAAACTTATTAGATACTAATAGGCAAAATATCAGTAATGAAACTGATCCACAAGAAAACTTAATAAATAAAATTAAGCATGAAATTAAAGAAATTATAGAGTCTTCAATAAAAGACAGTAATAATAAAGAAACATCAAATATAAAAAATTATAATTCTAACACTAATTTAAATAAGGACTTTACTAATGAGATTTTAACTAATAATACTAGTTTATTAGAAAATATTTTAACAGAAAATAAAAATTTACCTAAAGATAAAAATGCTGAAATTTTGGACAAGAACAGTGAAGTTAAAATTTTCAATAAACCAGAAAGTAATCAGGTAAAAGAAAAAATTGTTAATGATAAAGTCAATGTATTAACTAGTGGAAATAAAGATAACAGCCAATTTAAAAATAGCGGCGGCTTCAATACTGATAATGATTTTTTAAAGAGATTATTAGAAGACAATAAGGATACTAAGCTTGATAAGGTAAATACACTAATGAATCAATTTATTGTTCAAAATCAAAATAATAGTCAAGAGATAGCTAATGAGCCAAAGGTAATTAATAAGTCAAATTTTACTGCGGATATAATAAAAAGTATCAGGTACATGGAAAATAAAAATATTAAGGATATGACAGTAAAAATTAATCCTAAAGATCTTGGAGAGGTATATATTAAAATTACTTCCAGCGCTGATGGAATATTGAAAGCCAGTATCAGCACCAATAATAGAGAAACTTTTAATCTGCTAAATGCAAATATTCAGGATTTAAATAATAATTTCAATAATTCTCAAATTAAAATACAGCATATTGATATAAATATATATAATGGTGATACTACATTCTTTAGTAATAGTTTCAATCAAAATCAGAGTAATGAAAATAATTCACATCACAAAACTTATAGTGTTTCTAACATAAATAATGAAGAAGGAGATACATTACCTGGACACATTATTTATGAAGATAATAAATTAAATATATTAGTATAG
- a CDS encoding TIGR02530 family flagellar biosynthesis protein, producing the protein MSYRVVNGKICPVEPIENYNSKVNTNKTTQKQNFADILNEKIKNNDTFVFSSHAAERLKSRNISFNENDMKTINEGINKAQEKGCKESVIFYKDTALVTSIKNRTVITVMDKNSSKGNVFTNVDSVVTL; encoded by the coding sequence ATGAGTTATAGAGTAGTAAATGGAAAAATTTGTCCTGTTGAGCCTATTGAGAATTATAATTCAAAGGTAAACACTAATAAAACAACACAAAAACAGAATTTTGCTGACATATTAAATGAAAAAATAAAAAACAACGATACTTTCGTGTTTTCATCTCATGCAGCAGAGAGATTAAAATCTAGAAATATAAGTTTTAATGAAAATGACATGAAAACTATTAATGAAGGTATTAACAAAGCGCAGGAAAAGGGCTGCAAAGAATCTGTAATATTTTATAAAGATACTGCGTTAGTAACCAGCATTAAAAATAGAACTGTTATAACAGTAATGGACAAGAATAGCAGTAAGGGAAATGTATTTACAAATGTAGACAGTGTAGTTACACTTTAA
- a CDS encoding flagellar basal body-associated FliL family protein, with protein MSENKNANKADGVSKIIIILLVLLIVLIGAFGSYIFFFGGASKLHADSASNNTVSALTITSADENTYSLDEAVVNLSDTDAQRYLKVKVSFGYDAKSSKLKNELESETVNKKPILSDAVNGILRSKKSSGFTVKGIEDTKQQILNAVNPVLKNGKISHVYFEELVVQ; from the coding sequence ATGAGTGAAAATAAAAATGCAAATAAAGCAGATGGAGTAAGTAAAATAATTATAATATTATTAGTGCTGCTTATTGTTTTAATAGGAGCCTTTGGAAGCTATATTTTCTTCTTTGGTGGGGCATCAAAGCTGCATGCAGATAGTGCATCAAATAATACTGTCTCAGCGTTAACAATTACCTCAGCAGATGAAAATACTTATTCACTAGATGAAGCCGTAGTAAATCTATCGGATACTGATGCACAGAGATATTTAAAGGTGAAGGTTAGTTTTGGCTATGATGCTAAAAGCAGTAAACTGAAAAATGAGTTAGAGAGTGAAACTGTAAACAAAAAGCCTATTTTAAGTGATGCAGTTAATGGTATACTGAGAAGCAAGAAATCTTCTGGTTTTACTGTAAAGGGTATAGAGGATACAAAACAGCAGATACTTAATGCAGTAAATCCAGTACTTAAAAATGGAAAAATAAGTCATGTGTATTTTGAAGAGTTAGTAGTTCAGTAG
- a CDS encoding flagellar biosynthetic protein FliO, with protein MPILLMILKLVVALLVILPLIYISIKYGGNKLQNMQNGNYMKVLERLTLTKENSLLVIKIGEKGYVFSSCGNKLEILMELGSEEIKKIQESKTVTQYKNFNEFYKDFKDKFNIRDKSEFLKTLKDKIMVKEKK; from the coding sequence ATGCCAATATTGTTAATGATTTTAAAGCTTGTAGTAGCACTTTTAGTTATTTTACCTTTAATATATATAAGTATAAAATATGGTGGAAACAAGCTACAAAATATGCAAAATGGAAACTACATGAAGGTATTAGAGAGACTTACGCTTACAAAGGAGAACAGTCTTTTGGTAATAAAAATTGGAGAAAAGGGATATGTTTTTTCAAGCTGCGGAAATAAGCTGGAAATTCTAATGGAATTAGGTAGTGAAGAAATAAAAAAAATTCAAGAATCCAAAACAGTAACTCAATATAAAAATTTTAATGAATTTTATAAGGATTTTAAAGATAAATTCAACATTAGAGATAAAAGTGAGTTTTTAAAAACACTAAAGGATAAAATTATGGTAAAGGAAAAGAAATAA
- a CDS encoding flagellar hook assembly protein FlgD has protein sequence MAVTSSTATALTGYQTTSNTSGATDRGTPMIKPGQQGIDKNSFLKILTAELSNQDPLSGSNQDSTQYVAQLAQFTSLEQMANLNSTLTLNSASNLLGKTVMFNETDSMNNNYIGQVNSITKQGDTITLTVATSDNGKALTKDFDYGDIYQINPDTSSSSTDSSSDSSSNANV, from the coding sequence ATGGCAGTTACCAGTAGTACAGCTACAGCGTTAACAGGATATCAGACTACTAGTAATACATCTGGTGCTACAGATAGAGGAACACCAATGATTAAACCGGGACAACAGGGTATAGACAAAAACTCATTTTTGAAAATTTTAACTGCTGAATTGTCAAACCAGGATCCATTGAGTGGCAGCAATCAGGATTCTACCCAATATGTTGCACAGCTTGCACAATTTACTTCACTGGAGCAAATGGCAAATTTAAATAGTACACTTACTCTTAATTCTGCTTCCAACTTGCTTGGAAAAACAGTAATGTTTAATGAAACTGATAGTATGAATAACAATTATATAGGACAAGTAAATTCCATAACAAAACAAGGAGATACAATTACTCTTACAGTAGCTACTTCAGACAATGGAAAAGCTTTAACAAAAGATTTTGATTATGGAGATATTTATCAGATTAATCCTGATACATCTTCAAGTTCTACAGATAGTAGTTCAGACAGCAGCTCAAATGCTAATGTCTAG